One Danio rerio strain Tuebingen ecotype United States chromosome 7, GRCz12tu, whole genome shotgun sequence genomic window, AAGGAAGCACCAAAATAGGTGTATGTCACAAcatgtaataataaaatcaaattaaaaaaattaattgactaATATTATTTGACAATTAGGgggatgcggtggcgcagtaggtagtgctgtcgccttacggcaagaaggtcactggttcgagcctcggctgggtcagttggtgtttctgtgtgaagtttgcatgttctccccacgttcatgtgggtttccttagggtgctccggtttcttctacagtcgaaagacatgcagtacatgtgaattgggtaaattgctaaattgtccgtggtgtatgagtgtgaatgagtgtgtatggatgtttcccaaagatgggttgcagctggaagggcatccgctgcgtaaaacatgtgctggataagttggtggttcattccgctgtggcggaatAGAATTATAATTCTAGAGTTCTAAtactaatttatataatataagttATTAGCAAAAATGACGTTTTAGTGTAAAAAGCTTTAATTTGTAGTAAAATGGAACTGGGGGTGGCTTTGTTTTCCTTTCTTCAAAGCTACTCTTCGGTTTAGGCTTTTGAACTCTAACTCAGAATAAAATGACCATAAGTTACCACAGTGATGAAACAGGATTAAATGGcacttattttaccccttttcaagatttaagatgatacttttgtgtctctagaatgtgtctgtaacgtttcggctcaaaacacccatcagattatttattatagccttcagaatattggattttctgctttgaacacatgGTAGttgttttgttgcctgtgcctttaatgctagttctccccacccagtGTTCCCTCGTGCCTTTCAGAATGTGCATTAACGTTATGTCAgggtacaaaataaacctgatttaacgtccacaaaatgggattgaagcatcttcttttatattgTACAGACACACGACTGTGGttataaagatggtaaaatcactgtgattcattacaaacatgcactgttttagaaatgttttaaacttgtaaaaatcaTTCTTGATGCTCACATTtcatgatgattgatgatcacagagtgctgaacagatcttttaatcctggttgctttACGCACGTCCTGTTTTATGATTGAACAAGTTACTACGGAGATTACTGattgtcaatcaattcggtgggttgGGAAACATCATGTTGCGGTCAGCCTCAAAATAGGAGGattttggatcctattttaacatcatgaAATTAAAACCCTTTAAAACCAGCCAACAGTTTTGAGGCCAATATCTCATAGTTTGCACAAACTTAACTTATCTGGGTAAAAACCCAAACCAGTTTTATGCAACATGCTTCGGATTTTAATAGCTCTGTCACATTAGCCTGATAGCGATGTGTTTGTATTTAAAGGAGGCAGGCGCAGTACAGGTTTTGCTGGTATCTGCCACTGGTGGGCCTAAAGCTCCATTGGACAGCTGAACACCTGCCCTCATCAGAATACCAAATGAAAATCAGTAAAACCAGAGTCAAAATGTACCAGCTCAAACAAGCACTCCTGCAACACATGGTAAGACAGTTTGTATATGATTCAGAAGGTTTTTCAGTCATGAAACtaaacaaatatgaaaaatattgtgTGACTTTGTTGGACTTTATTGAAGAGAGTGAGCTGCATGTTCTAACCTGAAATACATTACCCAtaaatggtctaacagttttctatattgctttggctcatttcttaaataattttttcttatTTCAAATCAATAAATTGAAATCCTAAACAATCAGCTTCGTGTACACATCAGATTGGAACTGCTTATTTGTTTGAGCAAATTTCAAATGCTACAAATGCAGTAAGTACAATTGTCTGTAGTTTGCACAACAACAAATTGCATAAGGCTTGATCAAAACTGAGGAGTTGATTCTCACTGTGTAAATTGTCAAATATCATTTCAATCATTTTCCATTATTCCATAAATATCTGATATTGACATTGTTTGTAATGTCTGCTGAATTGGCAGATGACCCCAAATTGCAATACAATTTAACCAATTATCTAATTGCACAATCACTGCCATTTTTTTGAGAATGAAGGAGTTCATTTGGAAGTATAATATTAGTATATATTAGTATAATATTTAGGATGATTACGAATAATGATAGGatgtcatataataataataataagaagaagaagaatatttttttcatggatgttactttgtatttttttgAATTTGTGGTaatgtaaaaaatgcatgtaCTACAATCATGTAATGTTGAGTATAAATACAAATGACTCTTCTAAATGAATATCAGATTTTTGTAAAACGTTAATTTTCATGGTTGACTGTCTTGGTGAATATACAATTAAACATTTTGACCTCTGTGGCCAACATAATGaccaaaaattttatattttggtgGCCTCAGCCAACTTACTGACGTGATAACTAGATTTTGATACATGAATTATATATTTTGGGTCAGTTAGTACATTTTGCACACATACAATAAAGTTCTAAAGTTCCAGCAAATAGTTGTGACATTTGCATTTGcagtttacagaaaaaaatatttcaaatttgcCAAAGCAAAGCATtgaggaaaaactgtaaatggattgcacataaaaaaataacttgtgcagtgttgcttttttaaaatgtgcatgcataagaaaaaatgtgtgtttatatttatatatatatatatatatatatatatatatatatatatatatatatatatatatatatatatatatatatatatatatactgtgtgtgtgtgtgtgcatgtgtttttgtgacatatcaggacacaaatctgtataatgacaggtattacaaaaaggaggtgaaaaatgaggacattggtgacgtcgtcatttttcaaaaagcttataaatcacacagtatAAGTTATTTAGAGAGTAAAGCtgtacacagtctcctgtgatgattgggtttaggagtagggtggggtgagggcaatacaatatacggtttggacagtataaaatgaatggaaatctatgtaatgtacccacttttcacaaaaacaaatgtgtctgtgtgtgtgtgtgtgtgtgtgtatgtgtacactacctgacaaaagtcttgtcatcaatctcagttgtaagagcaacaaataataacttgacttctagttgatcatttggaaaagtggcagaaggtggatttttccactgaatcatctgttgaactgcatctccaatcatcacaaatactgcaaaagacctattggagcCCACAAGGACCCAagactctcacagaaatcagtcaagtttggtgaaggaaaaatcctagttttgggttacattcagtatgggggtgtgcgagagatctgcagaattgatggcaacatcaacagcctgaggtctcTAGACATTTGGGCTTcccattgcattacaaaccacaggagagggcaaactcttcagcaggatagtgctctttcttatacttcagcctccacatcaaagttcttgaaagcaaagaaggtcaaggtgctccaggagaggcccagtcaccagatatgaacattattgagcatgaacattattgagcatgtctggggtaagatggaggaggcattgaagatgaatccaaagagtcctgcaagaatgctttctttgccattccagatgagtttgaatttgaatttgagtcaagttatttgagtcattgcggagatgtatggatgcagtccttcaagctcatgggattcagacacaatattagttctttttccactgcaccatgactttatattctatactgtacattatttctgttgtgacgagacttttgtccaagcaaagtcagaccttactgacctatttaaataattaaaaatcttggcatgatcatattatattttggtaaaataagcgtaaatttagaggcctttgcctttcatatgagccacttctgataccaaacgatcaacttgaagtcaagttattatttgttgttcctaaaattcaAGTTGTTCCTTGGAtttgtgacaagacttttgtctggtagggtatgtatttatataagagtgtgtatgtatgtatgtatctatataCAGAAAGATGTCCTTGTGGTAAATTTAATGCATCTAAACACAGAAAGCATTTCTCTGTGTTGTAGACAGAAATATTTTGCGGTTCTGGCTTGAACCAAGAAATTCTAAAAGCATCTTGCAACTGAAATTTGGTTATTATCATATACAAATTAATATTGATGTAAGTCAGATACACAAATTAAAGCTTTTGATATCACTAGTGAAGGACCTAACTCTATTTAAAAGAATAGATTTTGCATCTAGGAGTTATTGACGAATTagtgtgtatataaaatatgatctaaatcttttaaaacaattatcaaGAGCAATAAAAATGAAAGGTAAGTCCACTTTTTGATAGGTACATAATTGTGTGTTCTCGTTACAGAAAGGAAGCAAAGGGTCAGTTTCTCGTGCTGTTGATCGATTGAGGCGGAAACTTGAAGAATGTGAGATCTGGCTTTTAACAAACACACCATCTTTTACTTTAGACCTACACAGCACCAGTGGAAAGGTAAAACCACACGAGCACATCCTTTCTAACCCAcaccatgattttttttaacagttcatATAGATATATAGTTAGATGCATAGATAGATGTATAGTTAGATGCATAGATAGATGTATagttatatggatggatggatattttgATAGAATGATTACTACATATTTGTGCAAAAGTCCAAAAAGTACCAAATGAGATATTTTTTGTAGAagcctttgaattatttttctgtCATTACTTTTCCTTCCATAGAGTCACACTGTCCGACTGCTTTCTTTGTATGACCTGAATGAGTGGAAAGACGCCATTGAGAAACAGTGCGGAAACTGTGAGTGTATCTTCATGCTGCTGCACATTTTGTCCTGAAGATTGATTGCAGTTCTtacatttgtgtgtatgtatgtttttccCAGGTATAGAGACGGTTCCTCCAGACCTACTTTCTGTCACCAGTTCCTGCATCAAACTCAGAATGACTCAACAACCTCCTCTTCACTGTGTTCAGTCCAGTAAAGCCTCCATTGCcttttgcagtttttttgttttgtcagttCTTTCAATCACACTTTTGCAAAATTAGTATACTTTGTCTCATGTGTGTCTTTCGCAGATGAGAGTGCACAGATATGTGGGAGCTTATATGTGATGGTTCAGTCTGCGTGTGGTCTACAACACCCCAGCAGTAAGTGACAAAACACACGTCTGTCTGTAAAAGAATGGAAGTTCCCGAGCAACACAGCAAACCCACAGACTTATCACACGCATTCTGTGCTAGATATGAAGTGCTTTTGGCTTCTATCAAATATGTTTGATGAAGAAACACCACAAATAAATTAGCTAACTTTAAATGTGAAAATACTAGGCCTGCGCAATATATAGCAAAATCATTGTTATTGCTATGATAGTACATGCAATATATGTATCAAAGTCGTGtatgataaattacatttattttacacattggttgtttatctaaatttgaccattATATGGGGAGTTACTATCTGTATCCCCACCTCCGCAGTAGTTGcggttctgctattggctggagtgGCTCAAAGGTGAAatcagagctgaaaataaacaataatggtGGAAGTGTAGATgaaaggaaaatgacaacagccaatcagagtcagaatgtAGAGGTTTTCCCTCACTCATAGTGCTTTAAGAATCTAATTACAAATTCTAAAGTGCATGATGCAAAAGCACTAAGGGCATATatgaatccacttttactattttaagtacGGAAAAATATGATTTGTGCTCCAGTGCACGCTCTTACGCTGTGCTTATTCtgttaatgagttatgggtgtgttttgagcataacatacataaaaccaatcagagtctcatctcccattccttttaggagtcagttgcatcacaccatgacgtatttgctatttacattgcGGACTTTGTTAGctgaaaaaactgaatgcttcactagtgagaaaaccgttaaacagaccatctgcagcaaggataaagaatgagcatCCTCCAATCggtctttactttcactttctctttctctctttcgtggataaggaaacaatgTTGTTTGCACAGACATCcgttagcctacataattaattttgtttcttaattgcaaagatttgtttctaaactatttctaagttcagttctaaattccagcaaacaaataacatTCAAACGAGttaaatccaaacacatgtcctatgcCTCATATGGTCCAAAATCTGACAGTTGGACAAAtcttagcttgtttttaataaaataaatataaatatgcatataattaataatactaataataacgtAATGCAAAAGCAAATTAAAGCTGAAAAAAGACCCCCGACATAAAGAAGggatgaaggcagtggtttttattttaagtagaaagtattttttttgtaatattttatcactttaattctttttcacttgtataaatatacagtatttgcgtattgctgtacatccttcgTGTATagagcaatgtgtaagcgaggtgcacaactagcacactctgcgctggactttagacctgctttcagctagTCTATTGCACAGTGTATTTTAGTTCATCAAAATATCAATGCGCCAACAATGCCCCTTAACACAGCTCTTttctagaccgaaacacccatgagtccatatgggtggcacaaatggatttgctatttaaacaacatggcggaAAAAGGCAAAATTaaggttgcactggtctgaaaatagcaacatgtcAGGGCAAACTCATCTTGTGCCTTGTTGCGCTGGGTGTATAATAGACccctttgtaagtagaaaaactgaatgcttcactagcgagaaaacagttaaacagaccatttgCAGCGCAATGATAAAGAATGATCCTTCTTCATTTGGCctcttttactttctctttttttttactcctttacttttgtggtcTATGGAAACGTTGTTGTtggcactccactgaagacattcattagcctacatatttaattttgtttgttaagtgcaaagatttttttcaaaactatttctaaattcagttttaatttccagcaaacaaatgaataaacaaaaataatgaagcGTGGTCAAAAAATTGTGGTTAAATCCAAActcacgtcctattcttatgctccatatggtaatgcatatgtctccaaaactcgacaggtggacaaattgaaacttgtttttattaaaacaaatataaatatgcatataattattaataatagcattttacaaatgcaaattgtgatGAATAGACTGAAAAAAAGGCATGGaggcatgaagaaggcatgaaggtagtggtttatttattttgtgcagtctatttcagttcttcaaactagcaacgcaccaacaatgcgggTTAACACACTTCTATTTTAGACTGAAACAACCATGATttcacaaagtggcacaaatggatttgctatttaaacaacattgcaaaaaagtgaaaattagggttgtgctagtcttgaaaatagcagcaaatcgcGCCAAatacgtcttgcgccttattgtgccgggtgtatgataagaccctaaatatttacagttttacacctttttttgtctgaaatacaattaattacaaaaaaagtttactgtaataattaaaaaatatatatgtaataataaatcataggtaataaaaatagcattttctaGGGAAATAAAGTATATCGTTATCACAATTCTCaacaacaatattgcatattttttcaGTATAGTGTAGCCCTAATAAATACCTAAAAAAATTTCAGTcaacatgcattaaaaaacatcTTCCATTAATTCATGTCACTTGCCCTTTCAGGTGCGTATGTTTGTGTGGAAGTAGACGGCTTTGAGTGTTACGACAGGCGAAAACAAACCAGCCTTTCGGCCTTCTGTGTTACACCACAATGGGATGAGGTTAGTCGTGGGAGGCAGTTGTGAATGTTTAAGAACCGGTTTATGCAATGTATGATCTACAATGTATGCAATTTACTCAATTGATCTTAATTAGCACTATGTGTGGTAATATGGTGTACAGGAGCTTGTGTTTATAGTGGACGGAGCTAAGCAGCTGTTCCTGGTTTTCGTGTGTCAGTACGAGAATGACACACAGAACGACATCGTGGGCAGAACAGTCTTAAATGTGAGTATATGAACTCTAGCCCTAAATTTGTAAAGTCAAGAAAAAGATTTTATTTGAGCTTTTTGTCTAattgatgtatttgtttgtttaaaatagattaaaaggATGCTGTAAGTGCAGCCTGATCTCTTGAGGAAcctaactattttacgttttgtcagtttagtggctaattcgtacgaattcagttgcacaaaaatttatttttaaaaggagacatggaacccaaccccacccctaaacccaactgtcactggGAGACGAGCAAATCATACTATATAACATAATTGTATAAATCAATCATTCTGACCCAAACAGTGTATTTTCTGGCcgtttgattttcattttatgcTTAAAATCATTAGGATATTAGACAAGTTATAAATCTTCATTGTCCACACATGTGGAAAATCGTTCTTGGACTCtcaaatacaaaacacacacacagcacaaacacAAAGCTGCCTACACCACAGATTACCAACACACAACCCTGGCTATGAAACCACAGAATAACATTCAACTTTGTATATGCCGAAAGTCATAATCGTTGTAAACACAAATGGAATCAAGACATGTGGAGTACTcctattttagttgcattaaTTATTGAAGTCAAGTGCAGTACAAACATGTCAATGCtgttatcaaactattaccgttttGTAGGACTTTTagacgcattttgtgacaggaaaaGTCATGCACACAAAGCTGtttgacacagacacacacatgtccTCCGAGTGCACACCATAACGTgtgttcatcatcatcactgAACACTTAACACAGCAATTAAAAAGCGTTCAATTTGTGGAAAGGAGTTTGATTTCTCATGTGAAATTGTACAGGGGAGAAGCCAGTCAGTATAGTTTATAGCTAAATATTTAGctgtgtttgcatgtcctttatggcatagaattcgttaaaatagaaataaaataccatttattacaattttattaaaaagcacctaaattgttttgcattttgtgattatttatttatttatttatttactttttcccctagttcaataaaaataaaaatctattttgcaataatatttaaaattatatataaacattatttaccatttatatattagcaaaatatttagcGACGTCTGCATGTCCTTTACtgcataaaattaactaaaatagaagtaaaataacttttttaaaaagttaatttaaaaaaaagcacccaaatagtttagcttttttttcagttgaataaatgattattttccaTTCGGATATTTTAGCAttgaagatttcttaaaaatTGGGTAAAAATCTTGTCTCGTCTCATTCTCTTGAACCCAATTTCGTGTCTCGTCTCGTGGAGTAAGCGTCTTATCACACAACTAGTAACaagagatttattattattaattaaaaatatttggttTTGCTGTGGGTTCTCTGTATCTTCTACCAGAGGGAAGCTTTTCATAAGAAAGGGGATGGGTGAAGTCCTGAACTATTTGTGAGGCCTTGCGTCTGGTCTGGTTTATATACAGTTCACCAAGCTGCTTCTGGGTGTCCATTGTGATCTTTCTAGCTGTGTTAACAATCTTTGCAAGTTTATACTTGCCTCTAGGTCCAAGCATTCTGTACCAGTAAGTAATATTATATGAGATAATACTTTCAACCAGACTGGTAAACCTTCCTCAGAATACCCTTACTAACATTAAAACTATTTCATTTCCTTAAAAGAAAAAGTGTTGCCTTCTTAAAGAATTATAGTCTGCGTATTCACCAAAATTGAAATTACTACTATATAAAATAAGCTTTAAGTACTTAAAACTGTTCACAATCCCAACATGTTGACCCTCAATAGTAACCGGATGACATATAGGCTGCCCTTCCCTACTAATAATTAGTTCCTTAGTTTTCAAAGCATTTAGTGACAAAGCACTCTTCTCACACCATGTCACCAGAGGATATGTGCCCAAAGTAGGCCTTCTCTAGCTCCTCCTTTCCTTTGACCATAAGTCCAACCACGACCAAGTCATCAGCATATAGTTGAGTAGGGTAATATTGCTTTCAGAAATCTGCATTTCTCTTATATACATCAAAAATAATGCAGGTGATATCAAGTAAAGATGATATTTGTTACGTTTTCTAATGTAAGTATATAAAAActcaatctttaataaataatatgcattgaaaataactttaattttctttttaagccTCAAACTCTAggttttcaaatagttgtattttGTCCAAACCTTTTTCCATTTCCTTTCTAAACTTTCTATACTATATTCCTTCCTACACTAATAAATTGtacatcaaatttttttttatcttttatgtaCTACAACTGCTCCTCCTCTTACTactagtaataacaataataataattcttaaaatgtcttcataAGAATAAGTATTTATAAGAATAAGtcttataaagagaatgttatTTAAAGCATTAATCAAACGACAATTTGCCTTGATTGTTTATATGAGCTATCGCTTTTATTTATTAGGATAataaaaaacatgattatttatGAACTGAAAGATCAAAAGTTTAGTTTACTGTCTcagtaaaatattgttaaatctattcaattaaaagtattttttattgtaacaGTATGCACAATATGATATAcatccttttaaaaatatttgtcagAAATAATCATGTGGCATAAGCAATTCAAAGCATTTTTTGGGCTGTTCTGCATAATACAGTTAATATATTAAGAAATCATATATGTGCTTTACAGTTGGACCCAGACAACATGTTTAAGAAATGGAAAAAGGTCACCTGTTCTTTGGGCCATGTTGACGTAACCTTGTCACTCAAGTATGTGCCCCACCCTCTGGAGCCTCCAAGCACCACCCCTATCCTGCAGGAACCAGTGTTCTGTGTGCCCATTGGACAAGTGGCAATGTGAGTGTACAACCTAAATCAttattacatacatacacacacacacacacacacacacacacacacacacacacacacacacacacacacaYatatatatatatatatatatatatatatatatatatatatatatatatatatatatatatatatatatatatatRtgtgtgtatatatatatatatatatatatatatatatatatatatatatatatatatatatatatatatatatatatatacactttttatattgaaaatatcattttgtttgtttttttttcatcaaatcagtgacatcatttataaatttttcaattaaagagttaaaatgctgtaatttacgaattattttagtagttttaatcaggactgaggttgatttacagatttatgcaaaaaacaaaacttaaaaaaagcaTAACATCCCaagcataacaaaagggtagtaaatttgaacagtgcacaggttaatttattattcattcactaTTATTCAttgacatatatgtgtgtgtgtgtgtgtgtgtgtgtgtgtgtgtgtgtatgtttatatgtatgtgtgtgtgtatgtttatatgtatgtgtgtgtgtattaaatgAAACTATTGGAAAGTAATTTAAATGTCCGAATTATCTTTAAATTAGGAGGAAAGGTTTGTGTTACATATATAATCAACTTCCTTCCTTTGTCTTGAGGTTTCTGTGTGCTGGTTtgcaaatatagttttttttagagtgttatcaaaaaagaaagaagaaaattaaaacaaaatagcaACTGTTCAACATGTCTGTCTGTTTTCCCTAGGCAAGAGAGTGTGCTGGTCCCACACATTGTCCGTTCCTGTGTGGAGGAGGTTGAGAGAAGGGGTCTGAAAGAAGAAGGCATCTACAGAATTTCAGGAGCAAGCACGGAGATACAAGcactaaaatatgcatttaacactagtgagtgtgtgtgtgtctgtgtgtgtgtgtgtgtgtgtttgtgtgttaaatTTTTAGCAGATTCTCAAAGTTCTTATCTCAGAAGTGTGCTTTTCTGTCTTTATCTCTCTCTGTAGATTACCGCGAGGCTGTGAGTAAACTGAGGAGTGTTGATGTGAATGCAGTCTCGGGCACCCTTAAACTCTACTTTAGAGAACTTCCTTTACCTCTTATACCTTGTGAGCATTTCAGTGAGCTTTCAGATGCACTAGGTGAGCTGTTCACACACATGAATGCACAATTGTTGTACTAAAGAGGAAGTCTTTAGTTGTGAAACAGCTTAATAACTTCTTACATGTCAAAGGAAATTTAATTTCTCAATTCATGACTTGACTTTATAGAAGAGATAACAAAAATAGAGATTAAAAGAGATAATAGACCAAGTAAAGAGATAATTCTCCCACAATTCTGAACTATTAACTAAATGTAACCTGTAGGACatgaaaaaaaacttgattgcTCCAGACTATTTCAAAAGTATGTTCTGTTTAGTATGAATGTAATTCTGTCCCACAGCTCATTTTATGAGTATTGTGCATGACCTGTTTCATTGCTGGGCGAAtatgtgtttttaaacaaaatttttgaACAAAAATCATTCAGTGACAAATACACTTTTAATTGTAATTGAAACAGTCTTCATTTGAAGTGTCAAATTTTTTTAGGGTGATTTACATTATTTGAGTGGCTACTGTAGATATCAGTGTTTACATACAAAGTACTTATGTGATTATTTGGAACAGAAATAGGGTTAGTGTTGAAAAGACACAGAAAAATCACAAAAGCCGTCAGCTGGTCTCTGAGTTACAAACGCACAAACACAGGTGTGATTGTTTGCTGTGGTTGCTTTATTCAGTGGTTTAATAGACATAATTTTTCAACAAATAATCATGTATATGTGCATAAACATGCAGTGTTAGAACAGTAtacatgataatgataataataatggtacATTTCGTTTTGTGTAGCGCCTTGGACTTCGAAAAAATGTGTAATTGTTACATAAATTAACTTTGGTTGAGTTTTAAATCTATACATTGTGCACTTTTAAAGTTCATGTCTTTTGAAAAGAATGAGTGGACTCGTCATCCATGTAAATCTTTAGCTATTTCATTTTGACATCTGAATGAAACATTGCCTGCCCGCTTATTGTGCATAACCCGGGAAAACTTGAACCCCCTTCCATCAAACACTATTGCAGTGTGGGGGGTGGGATTGCATTATGATACAAATTACAACTTGTAAGTGTGACTAAAATTGTTGTCTTATTGCTCTCTGTAGCATGCAAAATATGTATGTAGTTCTGTGGGTTATGCTTTCTGGTTAACCGACTGAAGTGGCTTTCA contains:
- the si:dkey-33c9.6 gene encoding active breakpoint cluster region-related protein isoform X2, whose product is MELFSEAVEYLKAYGISPVTEDEMMDSDLLHDVFPEESDWGSHGSMQTEPCLPSTPTNDNPDDLLQKRMVVLKRVLLSEEIYLMELETLLTVNQLGVYRGFIDNYENAVKIVQKCMLSDQRFRILAESMMSSKSSDNVKTKYTFEALLYKPLDRVMKTTLVLHDLWKHTPPEHPDSITLQEALRLSSSFMSGVNERSQCKQPVMLCRGERRQLMRDGFVVDVCESGHNLRHLFLYTDMLLCAKLTNAGRQAQYRFCWYLPLVGLKLHWTAEHLPSSEYQMKISKTRVKMYQLKQALLQHMKGSKGSVSRAVDRLRRKLEECEIWLLTNTPSFTLDLHSTSGKSHTVRLLSLYDLNEWKDAIEKQCGNCIETVPPDLLSVTSSCIKLRMTQQPPLHCVQSNESAQICGSLYVMVQSACGLQHPSSAYVCVEVDGFECYDRRKQTSLSAFCVTPQWDEELVFIVDGAKQLFLVFVCQYENDTQNDIVGRTVLNLDPDNMFKKWKKVTCSLGHVDVTLSLKYVPHPLEPPSTTPILQEPVFCVPIGQVAMQESVLVPHIVRSCVEEVERRGLKEEGIYRISGASTEIQALKYAFNTNYREAVSKLRSVDVNAVSGTLKLYFRELPLPLIPCEHFSELSDALDIADPFVRADSLLSLLQSLPDVNRNTLLFLLHHLRRVAERKEENKMSLSNLATVFGPSLLRPPVSRVDISQEVEVQVQVIFLYLQFQNLPEALLTKHLDIDDLES